Proteins encoded within one genomic window of Nilaparvata lugens isolate BPH chromosome 11, ASM1435652v1, whole genome shotgun sequence:
- the LOC120353638 gene encoding leucine-rich repeat extensin-like protein 3, with the protein MILALGCDGCRLVLGWLLAGVLRCTDVLLNELDIACAILCCDSKKSQRQSMFLLCILFVAAVSCQQKESLDDIETKNSVEEKKEAEPALEKKQDKRHIYAYGYPGVYALHTAPTYHYPTAVLSPAVVHVPAKYPVPVAPAHVPAPAHVPLAPAPHVPVAPAPHVPLAPAPHVPVAPAPHVPLAPAPHIPVAPAHVPAVPHSPHGVPGYRTHIHTTITKEVPVHIPAPYPVTVEKHIPVPVPAPYPVHVPKPYPVPVPQPYPVPVEKHIPVPVDRPVPVPVPVDRPVPAPVHVAKPVAVPVPVHHKPVPVAVHYARPHYAHFSHPAPAPVPEHPW; encoded by the exons ATGATATTGGCTTTGGGCTGTGATGGTTGTCGACTGGTGCTAGGCTGGTTATTAGCCGGCGTATTGCGTTGCACTGATGTGTTGTTGAATGAGCTCGACATTGCTTGTGCGATTTTATGTTGCGACTCTAAAAAGTCCCAAAGGCAATCAATG TTCCTCCTGTGCATCCTCTTCGTGGCCGCAGTCAGCTGTCAGCAGAAAGAATCGCTGGACGACATCGAAACAAAAAACTCAGtcgaagagaagaaagaagcgGAGCCCGCCCTTGAAAAGAAACAGGACAAACGTCACATCTACGCCTATGGATATCCAGGAGTTTATGCTCTACATACAGCACCAACATACCACTACCCTACAGCCGTTCTGAGTCCTGCGGTTGTACATGTTCCTGCCAAGTACCCGGTTCCTGTTGCTCCTGCACATGTTCCAGCCCCTGCACATGTGCCATTGGCTCCAGCACCTCATGTTCCTGTAGCCCCTGCACCTCATGTGCCATTGGCTCCAGCACCTCATGTTCCTGTGGCTCCTGCCCCACATGTGCCATTGGCTCCAGCACCTCATATTCCTGTAGCTCCTGCACATGTTCCTGCTGTCCCTCATTCCCCACATGGTGTCCCCGGCTACCGTACCCACATCCACACCACCATCACTAAAGAAGTTCCTGTACACATACCTGCACCCTACCCGGTCACCGTTGAGAAACACATACCCGTTCCAGTTCCTGCACCGTACCCTGTTCACGTTCCCAAGCCCTACCCAGTTCCTGTTCCACAACCGTACCCAGTTCCTGTCGAGAAACACATTCCTGTGCCAGTCGACAGACCTGTTCCGGTTCCTGTTCCAGTGGACCGACCTGTTCCAGCTCCTGTACATGTTGCAAAGCCGGTAGCTGTTCCAGTTCCTGTTCACCACAAGCCTGTTCCTGTAGCGGTGCACTATGCCAGGCCTCATTATGCACACTTCTCTCACCCCGCCCCTGCCCCAGTCCCGGAGCATCCTTGGTAG